A single Bacillus sp. OxB-1 DNA region contains:
- a CDS encoding carboxymuconolactone decarboxylase family protein, with amino-acid sequence MAEDRYQRGLEKLMELTLSDEENPTGEMDIGEGFKDIAPDLSKYVVEFAFGEIYSRPGLDNKQKVLTTITALVAQGKPQIEMHIKTGLNVGLTPDEIVGCIMHLIPYTGFPSVLNALSVAKKVFAERGVSITASENE; translated from the coding sequence GTGGCAGAAGATCGGTATCAGCGAGGATTAGAGAAATTAATGGAGCTTACATTATCAGACGAAGAAAATCCAACCGGCGAGATGGACATTGGGGAAGGATTTAAAGATATTGCTCCCGATTTAAGCAAATATGTTGTGGAGTTTGCTTTTGGAGAAATTTACTCGCGTCCCGGCTTGGATAACAAGCAGAAGGTCCTTACAACCATTACAGCCCTTGTGGCACAGGGGAAGCCGCAGATCGAGATGCATATCAAGACGGGGCTTAACGTTGGCTTGACACCGGACGAGATTGTGGGCTGCATCATGCATCTCATCCCGTATACAGGATTCCCAAGTGTTCTGAATGCTTTATCCGTTGCTAAAAAAGTGTTTGCAGAACGTGGTGTATCCATTACAGCTTCTGAGAATGAATAG
- a CDS encoding DUF4179 domain-containing protein, which yields MIEFEKRFHEEAKRLKAIPAPEELEGRLRNALDSVPVRKRNRVPRWVMAAAALFFLSMIGYHYNAFAYYGKKIFGFDELMSSTLSQLNEEGMGQEIGKKIELEDGTEFVVEGVMSDANQLLVYYTILNSSEDEDIQFPKITGLFTDSMFSAGTSIFNEKTHVLKGQLSFDPVNPFAKTLTLEFTKPATGNDMIEAQISFPYNPNDAMQTSIQQRINKTLQVDRGTLTFKTIKATPMTTVIEGKLDVENFDRINLPLYGVELRANGHPVELQGTGSSSGLVGRKFELQYDTLPENIETLELVLKDFVGYAKTEAAIPLQQSGMEPVEIAGKLLSVRNVEQTADGLEITIATDEDVMLDGVTVEGEGVTANLVTTVRQVYEEQEDGSQVKVRTMLFDRPVNAETLHIEGIHYRKAYGDVIVIPVK from the coding sequence ATGATTGAATTCGAGAAGCGTTTCCATGAAGAAGCGAAGCGATTGAAAGCAATTCCAGCGCCGGAAGAGCTGGAAGGGCGTTTACGGAATGCGCTTGATTCGGTGCCTGTCCGGAAGAGGAACAGGGTGCCGAGATGGGTTATGGCAGCGGCCGCTCTGTTTTTCTTGTCTATGATTGGTTACCATTACAATGCGTTCGCCTATTATGGAAAAAAGATATTCGGGTTTGATGAACTGATGAGCAGCACGCTTTCTCAATTAAATGAAGAAGGTATGGGCCAGGAAATCGGCAAAAAGATTGAACTCGAGGATGGAACGGAGTTTGTTGTGGAGGGCGTCATGTCGGATGCCAACCAGTTGCTCGTGTATTATACGATTTTGAATTCCTCGGAAGACGAGGATATCCAATTTCCGAAAATTACGGGCCTGTTCACAGATTCCATGTTTTCAGCCGGCACCTCGATCTTCAATGAAAAGACGCACGTGCTCAAAGGGCAGCTGTCTTTTGACCCCGTCAATCCTTTTGCCAAAACATTGACATTGGAATTTACGAAACCAGCAACAGGAAATGACATGATCGAAGCACAGATTTCATTTCCATATAATCCAAACGATGCGATGCAGACGTCAATCCAACAGCGGATTAATAAGACGCTGCAAGTGGACCGGGGAACGCTCACATTCAAAACAATCAAGGCGACTCCGATGACGACGGTCATTGAAGGAAAGCTGGATGTGGAGAATTTCGACCGCATCAACCTGCCCCTATACGGTGTTGAACTGAGGGCGAATGGCCATCCGGTGGAATTGCAAGGGACCGGAAGCAGTTCCGGCCTGGTCGGAAGGAAATTTGAACTCCAGTATGACACTTTGCCGGAAAACATTGAAACGCTTGAACTGGTGCTGAAGGATTTTGTCGGCTATGCGAAGACGGAAGCTGCTATTCCGCTGCAGCAGTCCGGAATGGAGCCGGTTGAAATCGCAGGCAAGTTATTGAGCGTCCGGAACGTGGAGCAGACCGCAGACGGGTTGGAGATTACAATTGCCACCGACGAAGATGTCATGCTTGATGGCGTGACTGTTGAAGGGGAAGGCGTTACTGCCAATCTCGTGACAACCGTGCGGCAAGTGTACGAAGAACAGGAAGACGGGAGTCAGGTGAAAGTGCGGACAATGCTTTTCGACAGGCCTGTCAATGCGGAGACGCTGCATATAGAAGGAATCCATTATCGGAAAGCCTATGGCGACGTCATTGTCATCCCGGTTAAGTGA
- a CDS encoding sigma-70 family RNA polymerase sigma factor, with product MNVVRLVKKAKKGNKEALLQLVMEQKDDYYRLALTYMGNSHDAMDAMEEMIVILYEKVGQLKKEDAFYSWSKTILVNRCKQMLKKRNRVVLVEEWEEGQAATDPFKQSEDRMDIRQMLETLNDFQKEAIQLKYFHDLDNETIANMTEVSIGTVKSRIFQGLKKLRDRFGGEFHD from the coding sequence GTGAACGTCGTTCGGTTAGTGAAGAAGGCGAAAAAGGGGAATAAAGAAGCGCTGCTCCAGCTCGTCATGGAGCAGAAGGACGACTATTATCGGCTTGCGCTCACCTATATGGGGAATTCCCATGATGCAATGGATGCCATGGAAGAGATGATTGTCATCCTGTACGAAAAAGTCGGGCAGTTGAAGAAAGAGGATGCTTTCTATAGTTGGAGCAAAACGATTCTCGTCAATCGTTGCAAACAGATGTTGAAGAAGCGGAATAGAGTTGTCCTCGTAGAAGAATGGGAAGAAGGACAAGCGGCAACCGATCCGTTTAAACAGAGTGAGGACCGGATGGATATCCGCCAGATGCTTGAGACTTTGAATGACTTTCAGAAAGAAGCGATTCAACTGAAGTACTTTCATGATTTGGATAATGAAACAATTGCCAACATGACGGAGGTTTCCATTGGGACGGTAAAATCAAGGATTTTCCAAGGGCTAAAGAAGCTGAGAGACCGATTTGGAGGTGAATTCCATGATTGA